The following proteins come from a genomic window of Fontisubflavum oceani:
- a CDS encoding DUF2314 domain-containing protein, protein MRCFRAITLPLLMSLALVTPLAAQVKGGGGGGDETTVFEEHDPVMNAAIAEAQARLPRFLAEVLNADGESQGRGTVKVAFQTFPVDHGDEIIWVRDISQRADGQFTGFLNNAPVNLGDWREGSQVQFL, encoded by the coding sequence ATGAGGTGCTTCCGCGCCATCACTCTGCCGCTCTTGATGTCTCTGGCTTTGGTCACGCCACTGGCCGCCCAGGTCAAAGGTGGCGGCGGTGGGGGCGACGAAACAACCGTGTTTGAAGAGCATGATCCGGTGATGAATGCCGCCATCGCCGAGGCCCAGGCAAGGCTGCCACGCTTCTTGGCCGAGGTGCTGAATGCGGATGGCGAAAGCCAAGGGCGCGGCACGGTGAAGGTCGCGTTTCAGACCTTCCCAGTCGATCATGGCGATGAGATCATCTGGGTCCGTGACATCTCACAGCGCGCGGACGGTCAGTTCACCGGGTTTCTCAACAATGCCCCGGTCAATCTGGGTGATTGGCGAGAGGGTAGCCAGGTGCAGTTCCTATGA